atttctctttcgatctctcagcgtatttcctgtaattcttctcagttctGTCGTCTCTGCCATTTTAAGTatcctttgtgttgtggctgtgtcgggtcttgtttttgatgcatatgtcattattggtcttatactggctttataaattcttgatttcatctgtgttaatgtgtctgtttcaccatatagcgttttttgtacttgatctctcacttctttgtccagaagAATccaattttatttccattacttgttcattactgatgccatcaatttttattttaaatctggttggttctttgctgattactattgttttagttttctgagatgagattgccatattaaattcttttgctcttacgTTAAATCTCTGAaacagtctttgcagactatcttcatcttggactatcaatattgcgtcgtctgcgtaacagagtatttttatttccttgTTTCTCATTGTGTATcgtcttcctttgttaacgcttttgatgatttcatccatgattaaattgaagagcgtAGGGCTCAATcagtccccttgtcttattccgctgcctatttctatagctTCTTCTATAGGTTATATAGGTTCTTCTATAGGTATAACTCCGCCTAtagttttgttgggtggatcgagtagctcgacagaactatTGCCGGTCCCAaacccggataaaggaggagggggtctacagccaggttagcaccctactgatagactttaaaaccatacagctcatagaaacaggattatgccttaGAACAGGAATCAATGTAAGTTGTTACTTGAAATTATTCATGTAGACAGATATCATAGGGACAAATAGAAAGGAAACGTGGACCTGGACGACGAAGAACACCCTGAATCAAGACCCTGTTTAGGTCCGCTGCGGACAAAGTAAAGATCATGCGACTAGAACGACTTTCCTATTTAAATATCAACATATAATGAAGTGGTAAGACAAAAAACGTCTTAGATGAGAATTATAATGAGTTGTTGAACTGCTTGGAACGTtcagaggaggaaggagtataggaagaaaaataatgttAGGGTTGAAAAATGTAAGGGGCTGGTTTAGATGCAGTTCAATACAACTCTGTAGAGCAGTGGTATATAGAGCGAAGATAGTGAAGATGATATCCAACATACGATTGGGAGACAgcactaaaaaaagaaaaattaccaTTTATAcctaaaaaatcatcaaaaaaagaagaaattttgaTCTGAATAAGATTTATAGATACGGACAAGAAGGGATCCCAAGTTTTTCTGCACTATAAATGAAGTATAACTTAATTTTTAGTTTATGAAAGAGTTTATTTCTTGTTTACTAATAACTAAATTTTTTTCCAGGCTTTATTTGGTTTCCTCATTTTTAAAGAGACCACATCATTGTTATGGTGGTTTGGAATATCGTTAATAATGATAGGATTAGTACTTATAGTATCTAATACATCCAAAGAAGATAAAACAGGCAAGAATGAATGACAGTATTAAAAAAATACGAATGTTATATACttgttaatattataataaaatagtttttatacaAATTTCTTATACAATACTAATCCGATTTTTCGACCTGTTCTCTTTTTAACATACATAAAATATTGATCCAAACAAATGAACATACTCCGATATATGTGACTCTATAAACTGCTGGAACCACCATGAAGTTCACTAATTGTGCCGGTAACCAAAAACAGCAACTGGTTTTAAATGTAGGTATAAACTTTTGCCTGCATTCTTCGAAAATATCTTTTTTACCTTCCATTATGCTCATGGCTAAAAATaaacgagaaataaaataaagtatattataataaaatatacagcGTGTTCATAAAGTGTGAAATCAGTCTATTATctcatgacttaattattttcagagttaaatctctgacaggtcgatttttatttttgttttctaaattttttggaaaaaaactTTTCTCCCTACTATCTTAGCAAATGTGACGTCgtcgatatttttttttttaatagaaagggCATATGTAATGATATTGCCAAATATCAAGTAGGCTGTGAAGATATGTCAAATTCCTTAGCAACCAGACAAAAAGTTCATAGTTACCATTGgatatgtcaatattaaattgatTTGTTTTATCACATCGATTTAGAAGTATGCACTAGTATCTTTTTGAGAAATATTACCCTAAtagaaattatttgaaattacgATGGTGCTGTCAGAAAAACAACAAATAGAAGTTTAGATGATCTTAGGTTACGTAAAGGTTAGATTAGGCGATCGTAAAAGGAGTATAGCGGAAGTATGCGATATCTTTAATGAAAAATATCCTGATCGAGTACCAATAAGTAAAGCAAAATATTGCATAAATTTAATGATATTGGCAATGTTCGAGATAAGCTCAAAAGTGGCAGACCCACCGTTTCCGACGACAATTCGCAATTACtgataaaaagaaaattataaaaacctgAAAGGAATACTTCCATCAACTGTCCAACGACCAATGTAGCAAAAATACATAACACATAGAAGTGCATAGAGCTAAAATAGAAGACCAACCCATGTATACCCCAACATACGAAGAAGTACCCCATGCAATTAAAAAACTTGAGCTAAACATAATAAGGCTCCAGGCAGCGATGGTAACGCAGCGTAATACAGATCGATAAAGAATCTAATTAAAGGTAATTGGCGAGAAGAAACAATGCCAGATGAATACAAAGAAGGCTTTATTGTACCAATCCACAAAAAAAGTAAACACAAAGCACTGTATTAACTACAGGGGAATAACGCTCCTAAAGACTTTACACTCTGACTCGAGCTTTAAAAATTACACTCTAATTTTTAAAGTCTTGTGATGTGCTGGTTTGCATTTTAACGATTTCTCTTTTGCACTTCTAATGAAGCTAAAACATTAGCAAAATATTGAGTTGAACGAGATAATAGAATCTTTTATAAATACGGGAGTAGCTTTTCATTATAAAAATAGATGAAGAGATCTTagttattagatacttacaagTGTAAAAAACTACTAGTAGACCAGCTGTAAAAGTAAACTGATCAATGAGTAATTTCTTTGCTGAAATTTTTAATGTTGTCCCTGTAAATTTTTTATCTAGAAATCTGTACCTAAAACAGAAGATCTTGTTTTAACTGACTATACTATACCAAAAATGATAATAGCGATTTTTACTTTACTATATTTACTATTTACTATATTACTATTATTTGtactttactattttttctttactttatGTGTAACCagatagaaatttaaaaaaggtaTCTCAGAAACTactaaagctataaaaaaaaaacgggtgtggcagtccagtgggactgccggtggaagttatacttctatacgcgttcgccgttaaaaatttatataggagtcaatctgcacaatcattacatatgtaatgctataggtaagagagagcagaaagagaaaaagaattagttatataggtatatggtgcatcgtttgctgtatataaacatttgacctgtaataggagtatagtaaatgaaggattgtatcaatattttaatgaaaatatatatttttatttttatatatgtataaaaggagttgaatgcaaaaaaaaaatttacacatactctgcagtaaaattgattgtttattttcttattaatataaaaattacaatacaataaatacactgcaacataattcaatatttaatatttaaaactgccaatatacataacttactttacgaagataaaaataaaaaaccaactattatgttgtaaattttcattttattttaaaatttatgttttttgcgtattttacatatatttaataagattaacgtgaggtttttaaatatttcaaaaataaaaaaggaaattcataattgggattcaaactcacaaccaccagcgtatgaaccaaacatgtaaaggatttgccaattagacatgacactaacggatttcaaaattgacagttctcgttaaaacagtgattattttgaaatacaaaagcctaaaataatcataaacgtttaattttaaataatacaaaacatatcacataaataataatattaatacatattatagtatatataacattatatttatatatacaataatatatatataatatatatattattaaatatatatacaaaaggaacatttttattctcgagagaggaagagagagaaaatatatctgctgtctctctcttactcattatcttacatatgtaatggtttcacagattccctctcatgcaaatttccaacgccgactttgcgtata
The genomic region above belongs to Diabrotica undecimpunctata isolate CICGRU chromosome 8, icDiaUnde3, whole genome shotgun sequence and contains:
- the LOC140448039 gene encoding mpv17-like protein translates to MNSIRLFIKTSLVKRPIITNSIIYGTLCTFSEFSQQTLSKKLSQPIEPYDTDTIIKYVIYGTGIGGPLIATWYRFLDKKFTGTTLKISAKKLLIDQFTFTAGLLVVFYTSMSIMEGKKDIFEECRQKFIPTFKTSCCFWLPAQLVNFMVVPAVYRVTYIGVCSFVWINILCMLKREQVEKSD